One stretch of Lucilia cuprina isolate Lc7/37 chromosome 6, ASM2204524v1, whole genome shotgun sequence DNA includes these proteins:
- the LOC111687628 gene encoding NADH dehydrogenase [ubiquinone] 1 alpha subcomplex subunit 11 produces the protein MSLVKAGYYDKPEGQDCYGKMLATNSYAAAAGLAWSTIDVLMLSHTKGYIPTMARFAYNIGPMMGMASAFTLTTYIATNARGKDDRLNYFLGGMAAGGVYGAWRRNHVAGLVMGLAFGIAGVVKKISREEGWEFFPALNHHAYMGVKENDYTLMAERPRNWTTGKESS, from the exons ATGTCTTTAGTAAAGGCCGGCTATTATGATAAGCCCGAAGGGCAAGATTGTTATGGCAAAATGTTGGCCACCAATTCCTATGCTGCTGCCGCCGGCTTAGCCTGGTCTACCATAGATGTATTGATGTTGTCACACACCAAAGGCTATATACCCACAATGGCACGTTTTGCCTACAATATTGGTCCCATGATGGGTATGGCTTCGGCCTTTACTTTGACCACGTATATTGCCACAAATGCCAGAGGCAAGGATGATAG ACTTAACTATTTCTTGGGTGGCATGGCTGCTGGTGGTGTCTATGGTGCCTGGAGACGCAATCATGTTGCTGGTCTTGTTATGGGTTTGGCATTTG gTATTGCTGGtgttgttaagaaaatttcccGTGAAGAAGGTTGGGAATTCTTCCCCGCTCTTAATCATCATGCTTACATGGGTGTCAAAGAAAATGACTACACTTTGATGGCCGAACGTCCCAGAAATTGGACAACCGGCAAGGAAAGTTCTTAG